One genomic segment of Brevibacillus laterosporus LMG 15441 includes these proteins:
- a CDS encoding NAD-dependent epimerase/dehydratase family protein, producing the protein MQTALVLGGTRFFGKRLVQELLDKGIKVTLANRGITEDPFGKQVERIIVDRYDEESMLSAFEDYEFDMIFDNICYSSEDARIAIKVFTDKVSRYIFTSTLSVYDEADRFVTEEDFDPYHYPVEYVTRQETSYKEGKRLAEAVFFQEAPFPVAAIRFPIVLGDDDYTRRLHFHVEHVMKQWTIGIPNLDATIGFIPANQAARFLLWAAEEELEGTFNACSHGGITLKGLISLIEDSTGKQAIIMSETADEHMSPFGITQSVWCMSNEKAKETGFLFVPLQEWLPSLIQRITKTFEKEESYLSNHE; encoded by the coding sequence GTGCAAACAGCGCTTGTTTTAGGGGGAACTCGTTTTTTTGGAAAAAGGTTGGTTCAGGAGCTTTTGGATAAAGGCATAAAAGTTACCCTTGCAAACCGAGGGATTACCGAAGATCCATTTGGTAAACAGGTAGAGAGAATTATTGTCGACCGTTATGATGAGGAATCCATGCTGTCTGCATTTGAGGATTATGAATTCGATATGATTTTTGATAATATTTGCTATTCATCAGAGGATGCTCGGATCGCTATAAAGGTTTTTACCGATAAAGTGTCCCGTTATATTTTTACATCTACGTTATCTGTTTATGACGAGGCAGACAGATTTGTAACGGAAGAGGATTTTGATCCTTATCACTACCCTGTTGAATATGTGACGCGACAAGAAACATCCTATAAGGAAGGCAAACGTTTGGCCGAAGCTGTGTTCTTTCAAGAAGCTCCTTTTCCTGTAGCAGCCATTCGTTTTCCGATCGTTCTGGGGGATGATGATTATACGCGTCGTTTGCATTTTCACGTAGAGCATGTGATGAAACAATGGACGATCGGGATTCCGAACCTAGATGCAACTATTGGGTTTATTCCAGCTAACCAAGCTGCACGCTTTTTGCTATGGGCTGCTGAAGAGGAGCTGGAAGGGACCTTTAACGCTTGCTCCCATGGGGGTATTACATTAAAAGGACTTATCAGTCTGATTGAAGATAGTACAGGCAAACAAGCTATTATTATGTCAGAAACAGCAGATGAACATATGTCTCCGTTCGGGATAACCCAATCAGTATGGTGCATGAGTAACGAAAAGGCAAAGGAGACAGGCTTTTTATTCGTTCCTTTACAAGAATGGCTACCATCACTTATTCAGAGAATCACGAAAACATTCGAAAAAGAAGAGAGTTATTTAAGTAATCATGAGTAA
- a CDS encoding YitT family protein, producing MIEHRRVNTVQLFKRAFFIILGSMIFSFGLEEFLIPNQVIDGGITGVSIIFSHLTGWPIGLFLFLLNIPFLIIGYKHIGRTFALSTLFGVTTMSIATSLLHPVSAVTREPFLAAVYGGVFLGIGVGLVIRYGGSLDGTEVVAILFNRKTAFSVGEVIMFFNIFILGSAGFVFGWNQAMYSLLAYYIAYKMIELTLEGFNESRSVWIISDKHREIGEALLARLGRGVTYLNGEGGYSRDNKTIIFTVITRLEEAKLKSIVEEWDQSAFLAIGNIRDVKGGRFKKEAIH from the coding sequence TTGATTGAACATAGAAGGGTTAACACCGTTCAACTATTCAAGAGAGCTTTTTTTATCATTCTAGGGTCCATGATTTTTTCATTTGGACTAGAAGAATTTTTGATTCCCAATCAAGTCATTGATGGAGGAATTACGGGTGTTTCTATTATTTTTAGTCATTTGACAGGCTGGCCAATTGGTCTTTTCTTATTTTTATTAAATATTCCCTTCCTCATTATTGGTTATAAGCACATAGGTAGAACGTTTGCCCTATCTACATTGTTTGGAGTTACGACCATGTCAATTGCTACAAGTTTATTGCACCCAGTCAGCGCTGTTACGAGGGAACCGTTTCTCGCTGCGGTTTATGGTGGCGTATTTTTGGGGATAGGAGTAGGCTTGGTCATTCGTTATGGTGGGTCGCTGGATGGGACAGAGGTTGTAGCCATTTTGTTTAACAGGAAAACAGCCTTTTCTGTTGGAGAGGTAATCATGTTTTTCAACATATTTATTTTAGGCAGTGCGGGATTTGTATTTGGCTGGAATCAAGCGATGTATTCCTTACTTGCTTACTACATCGCCTACAAAATGATTGAATTAACACTTGAGGGCTTTAACGAATCTAGGTCAGTCTGGATCATTAGTGACAAGCATCGAGAAATTGGTGAAGCTCTGCTAGCAAGGCTAGGACGTGGTGTTACTTATTTGAACGGGGAAGGTGGATATTCTAGAGATAATAAGACAATTATCTTTACCGTTATCACCCGATTGGAAGAGGCCAAATTAAAATCAATTGTAGAAGAATGGGATCAGTCTGCATTTTTAGCCATTGGAAACATTCGTGATGTAAAAGGCGGTCGTTTTAAGAAGGAAGCGATTCATTAA
- a CDS encoding Lrp/AsnC family transcriptional regulator, translating into MSVDLLDALDKEILDAIQKEIPLVPEPFKVMAKNLGTTEEELMARLEKMKGDSIRQISAICDTKALGYKSSLVAARIAPDKLDEMAVKIFNSHPGITHNYKRNHDFNLWFTIALPPNSRFGLEKTVEILGELSNVESIRILPTLKLFKIGVQLDVKKEAEANTKSAPTYTEEMRQAAIDLGITDKDIKVIIELQKDLPIVSRPFDEWAKNAGMTTEELLNHAKVLVDRGQMRRFSAVLNHRKAGFRANGMGVWNVPAEQAEEIGMKMGSFRAVSHCYLRPTYPDWKYSIFTMVHGRDKEECESILQAIEDETGITDRITLYSTKEYKKTRVSYFTPEIYEWENEMAAKLGLDK; encoded by the coding sequence ATGTCGGTTGACTTATTAGATGCGTTAGATAAAGAGATTTTGGATGCCATTCAAAAAGAGATTCCATTGGTTCCTGAACCATTTAAGGTTATGGCAAAAAATTTAGGGACAACAGAAGAAGAGTTAATGGCTCGCCTGGAAAAAATGAAAGGTGATTCTATCCGTCAAATCTCTGCTATTTGTGATACAAAAGCATTAGGATATAAATCAAGTCTGGTAGCGGCTCGGATTGCTCCTGATAAATTAGATGAAATGGCTGTAAAGATTTTTAACTCCCACCCGGGTATTACACATAACTATAAACGCAACCATGACTTTAACCTGTGGTTTACGATTGCTCTACCTCCGAACAGTCGTTTTGGGTTGGAAAAAACGGTTGAAATCTTAGGAGAATTGTCTAATGTGGAATCGATTCGCATTCTACCTACTCTAAAACTATTTAAAATCGGAGTACAACTAGATGTGAAAAAAGAGGCAGAAGCGAATACAAAATCTGCTCCTACTTACACAGAAGAAATGCGCCAGGCAGCGATTGATCTAGGGATCACTGATAAAGATATCAAGGTGATTATCGAACTACAAAAGGATTTGCCAATTGTTTCGCGTCCATTTGATGAATGGGCAAAAAATGCTGGCATGACAACAGAGGAATTATTGAACCACGCGAAAGTATTGGTAGACCGTGGCCAAATGCGTCGTTTCTCTGCGGTACTAAACCACCGCAAAGCTGGATTCCGTGCAAATGGTATGGGTGTATGGAACGTACCAGCAGAACAAGCAGAGGAAATTGGAATGAAAATGGGTTCCTTCCGAGCGGTTAGCCATTGCTATTTACGTCCTACTTATCCAGATTGGAAGTACAGCATCTTTACGATGGTACATGGTCGTGATAAGGAAGAGTGTGAATCAATCCTACAAGCCATTGAGGATGAAACAGGTATCACTGACCGTATTACATTGTACTCTACGAAGGAATACAAGAAAACACGCGTATCCTATTTTACACCTGAGATTTATGAATGGGAAAATGAGATGGCGGCAAAACTGGGATTGGATAAGTAA
- the hemB gene encoding porphobilinogen synthase, whose translation MIKFDRHRRLRRSQAMRNLVRENHVRVEDLIYPLFIVEGENIKNEISSMPGVYHFSLDRLHEEVEEIVSLGIQAVLLFGVPEHKDALGTEAYADNGIVQQAIRHIKASFPELLVIADTCLCEYTDHGHCGVLHECGELLNDESLVLLSQAAVSQAKAGADIIAPSNMMDGFVTAIREALDEAGFTHIPIMSYAVKYASAYYGPFREAAQSAPKFGNRKSYQMDYANAREGLREAESDVMEGADFLMVKPGLAYMDMVLRLRQSFDLPLVVYNISGEYSMVKAASANGWIDEQGVVMETMTGFKRAGADLIITYHAKDVAKWLQGGS comes from the coding sequence ATGATTAAATTTGACCGTCATCGTCGTTTGCGCCGAAGCCAAGCGATGCGTAACCTTGTACGAGAAAACCATGTGCGAGTAGAAGATTTGATCTATCCGCTGTTCATAGTAGAAGGGGAAAACATCAAAAATGAAATTTCCTCTATGCCTGGCGTTTATCATTTTTCCTTGGATCGTCTTCATGAAGAAGTTGAAGAAATCGTTAGTCTAGGCATTCAGGCTGTTCTTTTGTTTGGGGTTCCAGAGCATAAGGATGCGCTTGGAACAGAAGCTTATGCAGACAATGGGATTGTACAGCAAGCAATTCGTCACATAAAAGCCTCTTTCCCTGAGTTGCTTGTTATTGCAGATACATGCCTATGCGAATATACGGATCATGGCCACTGTGGTGTTTTGCATGAATGTGGAGAGCTACTAAATGATGAGTCTCTTGTTTTATTAAGCCAAGCTGCTGTATCACAGGCTAAAGCTGGCGCTGACATCATTGCGCCATCTAATATGATGGATGGATTTGTTACCGCCATTCGTGAAGCTTTAGATGAAGCTGGATTTACACATATTCCGATTATGTCTTATGCGGTTAAATATGCTTCTGCATACTACGGCCCGTTCCGTGAAGCAGCTCAATCCGCTCCGAAGTTCGGTAACCGTAAGTCCTACCAAATGGATTATGCTAATGCGCGTGAAGGTTTGCGCGAAGCAGAATCCGATGTGATGGAAGGGGCCGACTTCTTAATGGTAAAACCAGGTCTTGCTTACATGGACATGGTTTTACGCTTACGTCAAAGCTTTGATTTGCCGTTAGTTGTTTACAATATCAGTGGAGAGTATTCCATGGTAAAAGCAGCTAGTGCAAATGGCTGGATTGACGAGCAAGGCGTTGTTATGGAAACAATGACGGGATTCAAACGCGCAGGTGCTGATTTAATCATTACGTACCATGCTAAAGATGTTGCCAAGTGGCTACAAGGAGGTTCATAA
- the hemL gene encoding glutamate-1-semialdehyde 2,1-aminomutase, whose translation MTRQFTKSIELHKEAVQYIPGGVNSPVRAFKSVGGNPIYIEKGEGSRITDVDGHTYIDYIGSWGPLILGHAHPKVLQAISETALLGTSFGAPTERETTMAKLVCDIVPSVEVVRMVNSGTEATMSALRLARGYTKRDKIMKFEGCYHGHADSLLIKAGSGVATLGLPDSPGVPETTAVNTITVPYNDIDSVRLAFEKFGSELAAVIVEPIGGNMGVVPPQPGFLEELRSITEKHGTVLIFDEVMTGFRVARGGAQDLYRITPDLTTMGKVIGGGLPVGAYGGKREIMQHVAPAGSVYQAGTLSGNPLAMAAGIATLMELGKPGVYEQLDARSARLAEGLAANATKLGIPHTVNRVGSMVCLFFTDTPVINYETAKTADVDKFSRYFQQLLQEGIMIPPSQFEGMFVSVMHTDEDIEKTIQASYKAMATLV comes from the coding sequence ATGACTCGACAATTCACGAAATCAATTGAACTACATAAAGAAGCGGTACAATACATTCCCGGTGGGGTTAATAGTCCTGTGCGTGCATTTAAAAGCGTAGGGGGCAATCCTATTTATATTGAAAAAGGGGAAGGTTCCCGTATTACAGATGTTGATGGGCATACTTATATTGATTATATTGGCTCCTGGGGACCTTTGATTTTGGGGCATGCTCATCCAAAAGTATTGCAGGCGATTAGTGAAACTGCTTTACTAGGTACTAGCTTTGGGGCACCTACAGAACGTGAAACCACAATGGCAAAGCTAGTGTGTGACATTGTTCCTTCAGTAGAAGTTGTGAGAATGGTAAATTCAGGGACCGAAGCAACAATGAGTGCGCTTCGTTTGGCGCGTGGGTACACAAAGCGTGATAAAATTATGAAGTTTGAAGGCTGTTATCATGGCCACGCGGACAGTTTACTGATTAAGGCTGGTTCGGGTGTTGCCACCTTAGGCCTGCCGGATAGCCCTGGTGTGCCTGAAACAACTGCAGTAAATACGATTACGGTACCATATAATGACATCGATAGTGTACGCCTTGCCTTTGAAAAATTCGGCTCAGAATTAGCTGCTGTTATTGTAGAACCAATTGGCGGAAACATGGGTGTAGTACCACCTCAGCCGGGCTTTCTAGAGGAACTGCGTAGCATTACGGAAAAACATGGTACCGTGTTGATCTTTGATGAAGTAATGACAGGCTTCCGTGTAGCTCGCGGCGGTGCGCAAGACTTGTATCGTATCACACCTGATTTAACCACGATGGGTAAGGTCATTGGTGGCGGTTTGCCAGTCGGTGCATACGGTGGGAAACGTGAAATTATGCAGCATGTAGCTCCAGCGGGAAGTGTGTATCAAGCAGGAACCTTATCAGGGAATCCATTAGCAATGGCAGCGGGTATTGCTACATTAATGGAGCTTGGTAAGCCAGGGGTCTACGAACAGCTTGATGCTCGTTCAGCACGACTAGCAGAAGGCTTAGCGGCTAATGCGACTAAATTAGGAATTCCTCATACCGTAAATCGTGTTGGTTCGATGGTATGTTTATTCTTTACAGATACCCCAGTAATCAACTATGAGACAGCTAAAACTGCAGATGTAGATAAATTTTCGCGTTACTTCCAACAGTTGCTGCAAGAAGGGATCATGATTCCACCTTCCCAATTCGAAGGAATGTTTGTCTCCGTTATGCATACAGATGAAGATATTGAAAAGACCATTCAAGCAAGCTATAAGGCAATGGCTACCCTAGTCTAG
- a CDS encoding LysM peptidoglycan-binding domain-containing protein — protein sequence MSVQDGLLSFQMKETIFLSSDKPEIEELRELELLPDLEIRENDYEITICGSLQLRGKYVPTKNANANGGTDTLVSAMRFTPLQLEQGDASVFFSDEEAEIMHRIPISISVPISRTKEVSDIHGIIDSFDYEIKGPKQLLITADLIIDGIQLKNEQEIRAEQQSQKSPDTWEYIQVADDESEEQEYQHVTIDDLERKLTALEKEVESQLEHQNEDGQELIDEIAHAEYQQNEQYEQYGQNNQYYQYEQNAQNDQYHQYEHSAQNDQYHQYEHSAQNDQYHQYEHSAQNDQYHQYEHSAQNDQYHQYEHSAQDDQYHQNEHSAQNDQYHQYEQSAQDDQYHQNEQYAQNDQYQQYEHSAQNDQYQQYEQYEQINQNNPFDQFEKTNQYQPYQPFPGFQMQSEDIAQNNWDQDSATRFRYQHPQYEAYETAADEAEREEIDEIQQSGNGPYQTYSNLQSDFKGQQSPYEHGFHPISRPEPPQYAPPYGTPPFYQTNSYQQGSGHQGPGRGLGVDSNPIPFAPPPPNPFQPMAGPFYQQQPPQYPFAQMPPYAPPQQMFYQPPPFPPSPVPQPVAGMQYQPEHIAKSLYQASYQPPNPNEYVRESVEDQEAMTDGVYVEPVSYHEQVETEVDIEEKESKSFYEEVTFKEESPHLEQSASFELIAEHQETSREPKEAVAKHQETVPELKEAVAKSQETVAEPKEVAEKRQETVPEPKEAIAKSQEIAPELKEAVAKSQETVAELKEVAENRQETVPEPKEAIAKSQEIAPEPKEAVAKTQETVAELKEVAEKRQETVPEPKEAVAKPQEIAPELKEAVAKPQETVAEPKEVAKKRQETVPEPKEAVAKPQEIAPEPKEAVAKSQETVAEPKEVAEKRQETVPEPKEAVAKPQEIAPEPKEAVVKTQETVAEPKEVAEKRQETVPEPKKAVAKTQETVAEPKEVAEKRQETVPEPKEAVAKPQEIAPEPKEAVAKTQETVAKHQEVAPKPKEAATKRPEVTPEPKEVVTKQHEERIENHHSQSTVQLVEGSEGDQVDITTTAKKEAITERITERITETATETAKVHVELDENKVKVHTADYDQEQQEPTIRTELSTEEEATVLMAQLEKEEAKSAEENTASQVEQEKEMKVAIGSKNNHKEQNEMMNFSNIFSHLHGNEKNKNLREESKQEEELSEQTKAKRDTSSSRKDALGNLTSFVQDRTEKFSKLKMCIIQKNDTLDSIAQRYEMSVSKIKEANRMSTDRVEEGQILYIPQ from the coding sequence GTGTCTGTACAAGATGGACTGTTATCGTTTCAAATGAAAGAGACTATATTTCTCTCATCAGATAAACCAGAAATTGAAGAGCTACGGGAACTGGAGTTATTACCCGATTTAGAGATAAGGGAAAATGATTATGAGATTACGATATGTGGGTCCTTACAACTGCGAGGCAAGTATGTGCCGACCAAGAACGCCAATGCAAATGGCGGAACGGACACCTTGGTTTCGGCAATGAGATTTACTCCGTTGCAGTTGGAACAAGGAGATGCTAGCGTTTTTTTCTCTGATGAAGAGGCGGAGATCATGCATCGTATCCCAATAAGTATCTCTGTTCCTATTTCCAGAACCAAAGAGGTTTCTGATATTCATGGGATTATTGATAGTTTTGATTATGAGATAAAAGGCCCTAAACAATTACTTATTACCGCTGACCTGATAATAGATGGAATCCAGCTAAAGAATGAACAGGAGATTCGTGCTGAGCAGCAATCGCAAAAATCACCTGATACCTGGGAATATATACAAGTAGCTGACGATGAGAGTGAAGAACAGGAATATCAGCATGTCACTATTGATGATCTAGAACGAAAGCTGACCGCTCTAGAGAAAGAAGTAGAGTCCCAATTGGAACATCAGAACGAAGACGGACAAGAATTGATAGATGAGATTGCGCATGCAGAGTACCAGCAAAATGAACAGTACGAGCAATATGGGCAAAATAATCAATATTATCAATACGAGCAAAATGCGCAAAATGATCAATATCATCAATACGAGCATAGTGCGCAAAATGATCAATATCATCAATACGAGCATAGTGCGCAAAATGATCAATATCATCAATACGAACATAGTGCGCAAAATGATCAATATCATCAATACGAGCATAGTGCGCAAAATGATCAATATCATCAATACGAGCATAGTGCGCAAGATGATCAATATCATCAAAATGAGCATAGTGCGCAAAATGATCAATATCATCAATACGAGCAAAGTGCGCAAGATGATCAATATCATCAAAATGAGCAGTATGCGCAAAATGATCAATATCAACAATACGAGCATAGTGCACAAAATGATCAATATCAACAATACGAGCAATATGAGCAAATTAATCAAAATAATCCGTTTGATCAATTCGAGAAAACCAACCAATACCAGCCATATCAACCATTTCCGGGTTTTCAGATGCAGTCAGAAGATATAGCTCAAAATAACTGGGATCAAGATTCGGCGACACGGTTTCGTTATCAGCATCCACAATATGAGGCATATGAAACAGCAGCTGATGAAGCAGAACGGGAAGAAATCGATGAAATCCAGCAATCAGGAAATGGACCTTATCAAACATATTCAAATCTACAATCAGATTTCAAAGGACAGCAATCACCTTACGAACATGGATTTCACCCAATTTCTAGGCCAGAACCCCCGCAGTATGCACCGCCGTATGGTACACCGCCGTTTTATCAAACAAATTCTTACCAGCAGGGATCAGGACACCAGGGACCGGGCCGCGGATTAGGTGTAGACTCGAACCCTATTCCTTTTGCCCCACCACCTCCAAATCCATTTCAGCCGATGGCAGGGCCGTTTTATCAACAGCAGCCACCACAATATCCGTTTGCCCAGATGCCACCATATGCACCACCACAACAAATGTTTTATCAACCACCTCCATTTCCACCTAGCCCAGTCCCTCAACCTGTTGCTGGCATGCAGTACCAACCTGAGCATATCGCTAAATCTCTATATCAAGCTTCGTATCAGCCGCCTAATCCTAATGAATATGTGAGGGAGTCAGTGGAAGATCAGGAGGCAATGACTGATGGAGTGTATGTAGAACCAGTCTCCTATCATGAGCAGGTTGAAACAGAAGTAGATATAGAGGAGAAGGAGAGTAAATCTTTTTACGAAGAAGTTACTTTTAAGGAGGAGTCACCTCACCTTGAGCAATCTGCATCATTTGAATTAATTGCAGAGCATCAGGAAACATCGAGAGAGCCAAAGGAAGCTGTTGCAAAGCACCAAGAAACCGTTCCAGAGCTAAAAGAAGCCGTTGCAAAATCCCAAGAGACAGTTGCCGAACCAAAAGAGGTTGCTGAAAAACGCCAAGAAACCGTTCCAGAGCCAAAAGAAGCTATTGCAAAATCGCAAGAAATAGCTCCAGAGCTAAAGGAAGCCGTTGCAAAATCCCAAGAGACGGTTGCCGAACTAAAAGAAGTTGCTGAAAACCGTCAAGAAACCGTTCCAGAGCCAAAAGAAGCTATTGCAAAATCGCAAGAAATAGCTCCAGAGCCAAAGGAAGCCGTTGCAAAAACCCAAGAGACGGTTGCCGAACTAAAAGAAGTTGCAGAAAAACGCCAAGAAACCGTTCCGGAGCCAAAAGAAGCCGTTGCAAAACCGCAAGAAATAGCTCCAGAGCTAAAGGAAGCCGTTGCAAAACCGCAAGAGACAGTTGCCGAACCAAAAGAGGTTGCTAAAAAACGCCAAGAAACCGTTCCGGAGCCAAAAGAGGCCGTTGCAAAACCGCAAGAAATAGCTCCAGAGCCAAAAGAAGCCGTTGCAAAATCTCAAGAGACAGTTGCCGAACCAAAAGAGGTTGCTGAAAAGCGCCAAGAAACCGTTCCGGAGCCAAAAGAAGCCGTTGCAAAACCGCAAGAAATAGCTCCAGAGCCAAAGGAAGCCGTTGTAAAAACCCAAGAGACAGTTGCTGAACCAAAAGAAGTTGCTGAAAAACGCCAAGAAACCGTTCCGGAGCCAAAAAAGGCCGTTGCAAAAACCCAAGAGACAGTTGCCGAACCAAAAGAAGTTGCTGAAAAACGCCAAGAAACTGTTCCGGAGCCAAAAGAAGCCGTTGCAAAACCGCAAGAAATAGCTCCAGAGCCAAAGGAAGCCGTTGCAAAAACCCAAGAGACGGTTGCCAAACACCAAGAAGTAGCTCCAAAACCAAAAGAAGCTGCAACGAAACGCCCGGAGGTAACTCCAGAACCAAAAGAAGTTGTTACGAAACAACATGAAGAGCGGATAGAGAATCATCACTCTCAATCAACAGTGCAATTAGTTGAGGGGAGTGAAGGAGATCAGGTAGATATAACCACAACAGCAAAAAAAGAAGCAATAACAGAAAGAATAACAGAAAGAATAACAGAAACAGCAACAGAAACTGCCAAAGTACATGTCGAACTAGATGAAAATAAGGTAAAAGTTCATACAGCAGATTATGATCAGGAGCAACAAGAGCCTACTATCAGGACGGAATTAAGCACAGAAGAAGAGGCAACTGTGCTCATGGCTCAATTGGAGAAGGAAGAAGCAAAATCGGCAGAGGAAAATACAGCATCCCAAGTTGAACAGGAAAAAGAAATGAAGGTTGCAATTGGCTCAAAAAACAATCATAAAGAGCAAAATGAAATGATGAACTTCTCCAATATTTTCTCACACTTACATGGAAATGAGAAAAATAAAAATCTGCGTGAGGAGAGTAAACAAGAGGAGGAGCTTTCAGAGCAAACGAAAGCAAAACGTGATACCAGTAGTTCACGTAAAGATGCATTAGGGAATCTAACTTCATTTGTTCAAGATCGCACAGAAAAATTCAGTAAATTGAAAATGTGCATTATCCAAAAAAATGATACCTTAGATTCCATTGCACAGCGGTATGAAATGTCCGTAAGCAAAATTAAAGAAGCAAATCGAATGTCAACAGATCGGGTAGAAGAGGGGCAAATTCTTTACATTCCGCAATAA
- a CDS encoding NUDIX hydrolase, which yields MGGERFTAPVTVHIFLRKDNNILLLRRYQTGYEDGNYSVVAGHLDGGEQVIEAAIREAREEAGIILKPDQVTITGIMHRLSNDERIDFFVTATEWSGEIYNAEPHKCDELAWFSIHDLPQNTISYIKKAIELSVSQSDIWFNSYGFDNKEG from the coding sequence ATGGGAGGAGAGCGATTTACCGCACCAGTCACCGTGCATATTTTTTTGCGAAAAGATAACAACATTTTGCTATTAAGACGATATCAGACCGGATACGAAGATGGTAATTACAGTGTTGTAGCCGGTCACCTTGATGGTGGTGAGCAGGTGATAGAAGCTGCGATTCGTGAAGCGCGTGAAGAAGCAGGCATCATCTTAAAGCCTGATCAAGTAACGATAACGGGCATTATGCATCGCTTGTCAAATGATGAGCGTATCGATTTTTTTGTAACGGCAACAGAATGGTCCGGAGAGATTTATAATGCAGAGCCGCATAAATGTGATGAACTAGCATGGTTTTCTATTCATGATCTTCCCCAGAATACCATTTCGTACATAAAAAAAGCGATTGAGCTTTCGGTCAGTCAATCTGACATTTGGTTTAATAGCTATGGATTTGACAATAAGGAGGGATAA